The Alphaproteobacteria bacterium genome contains a region encoding:
- the leuD gene encoding 3-isopropylmalate dehydratase small subunit, whose amino-acid sequence MQPFKQLNGVAVALRRDNVDTDQVIPARFLKISRAEGLGDALFRDLRFDQNGKPRSDFPMNDPARKGASILIGRRNFGVGSSREAAVYALVDHGFRCVVATSFGDIFAGNSVNNGLVAAIVSQEDIEKLLSAVEQTGRAEVDLEAQTIKSGNYVVPFMIDPARKTRLLNGWDELDLTAQHKDKIAAFAAKDRAERLWAVPRG is encoded by the coding sequence ATGCAGCCGTTCAAACAACTCAATGGCGTCGCGGTCGCGTTACGCCGCGACAACGTCGATACCGATCAGGTCATTCCGGCGCGATTCCTGAAGATCTCGCGCGCCGAAGGGCTCGGCGATGCCCTGTTCCGCGATCTGCGCTTCGACCAGAACGGCAAGCCGCGCTCGGATTTCCCCATGAATGACCCCGCACGCAAGGGCGCGAGCATCCTGATCGGGCGCAGGAACTTTGGCGTCGGTTCTTCGCGCGAGGCGGCGGTCTATGCGCTGGTGGATCACGGATTCCGTTGCGTGGTGGCGACCAGCTTCGGCGATATTTTCGCCGGCAACTCGGTGAACAATGGTTTGGTCGCGGCGATCGTCTCGCAAGAGGACATCGAGAAACTCCTGTCCGCCGTCGAGCAGACAGGCCGCGCCGAGGTCGACCTCGAGGCGCAGACCATCAAGTCCGGCAACTATGTGGTGCCTTTCATGATCGATCCGGCGCGCAAGACGCGGCTGCTCAATGGCTGGGACGAGCTCGATCTGACGGCGCAGCACAAGGATAAGATCGCTGCCTTCGCGGCGAAGGACCGCGCCGAGCGGCTCTGGGCGGTACCACGGGGCTAG
- a CDS encoding pilus assembly protein, which yields MTHAFSRLISACPLLDRFPRHEGANVAPMFAIAMIPILGLTGTAVDYSNANAARTALQAALDTTALMLSKEADTLTPTQLNQKATQYFTANITNTEAQSIVVTPTFSTPVAGNFVLNISASASVRLRFMSVFGQTSIPISSSTEVKWGIKKLELAMVLDNTGSMAQSAKMTNLKTASHNLLTTLKNAAKKAGDVKVAIIPFDVTVKPGTTYKDEFWIDYGQNSISKNSWEGCVQDRDKTGGGVSINNNVNDTTPVQGDDHTWFPAVQCGSLVTLMPLTDVYDATSLQSLNDKIDAMTPAGNTNTTIGLVWGWHALTSNLPLTQGAAPAPDLDKVIIMLTDGTNTEDRWSTTQSQIDTRMQTACANVKAANIKVYTVRVIDGNASLLQGCATNPTMYYDVQQASQLNSVFSSIAQQLATLRISR from the coding sequence ATGACGCACGCTTTCTCACGACTCATCTCCGCTTGCCCGTTGCTCGACCGGTTCCCGCGCCATGAGGGCGCCAACGTTGCGCCGATGTTCGCGATCGCGATGATCCCGATCCTCGGGTTGACCGGCACCGCGGTCGACTACAGCAACGCCAATGCGGCACGCACCGCGCTGCAGGCCGCGCTCGATACCACGGCGCTGATGCTCTCGAAGGAAGCCGACACCCTGACACCGACGCAGCTCAACCAGAAAGCCACGCAGTACTTCACCGCGAACATCACAAACACCGAGGCGCAGAGCATCGTCGTCACGCCTACGTTCTCCACCCCCGTGGCGGGAAACTTCGTGCTCAACATCTCGGCGAGCGCGTCGGTCAGGCTGCGTTTCATGAGCGTGTTCGGGCAGACCTCGATCCCGATTTCCTCGTCCACCGAAGTCAAATGGGGCATCAAGAAGCTCGAGCTTGCGATGGTGCTCGACAACACCGGATCGATGGCGCAGAGCGCCAAGATGACGAATCTGAAGACCGCTTCGCACAACCTGCTCACTACGCTGAAGAATGCCGCCAAGAAGGCCGGCGATGTGAAGGTTGCGATCATCCCCTTCGATGTCACGGTGAAGCCCGGCACCACCTACAAGGACGAGTTCTGGATCGATTACGGGCAGAACAGCATCTCGAAGAACTCCTGGGAAGGCTGCGTGCAGGATCGCGACAAGACCGGCGGCGGCGTCAGCATCAACAACAACGTCAATGACACGACCCCGGTCCAGGGCGACGATCACACCTGGTTCCCGGCGGTGCAATGCGGCTCGCTCGTGACCCTGATGCCGCTGACCGACGTATACGACGCAACGAGCCTCCAGTCGCTCAATGACAAGATCGATGCCATGACGCCGGCGGGCAATACCAACACCACCATCGGGCTGGTGTGGGGCTGGCACGCTCTCACGTCGAACCTGCCGCTGACGCAGGGCGCCGCCCCGGCACCCGATCTCGACAAGGTCATCATCATGCTGACCGACGGCACCAATACCGAGGACCGCTGGTCGACGACGCAATCGCAGATCGATACGCGCATGCAGACGGCCTGCGCCAACGTGAAGGCCGCGAACATCAAGGTCTATACGGTGCGGGTGATCGACGGGAACGCGAGCCTGCTGCAAGGCTGCGCCACGAACCCGACGATGTACTACGACGTGCAGCAGGCGAGCCAGCTCAACAGCGTGTTCTCCTCGATCGCGCAGCAGCTGGCGACGCTGAGGATCTCGAGATAG
- a CDS encoding isocitrate/isopropylmalate dehydrogenase family protein — protein MPSPNNSPVRLCVLNGDGISLEIMAATLDVLRAAAARWQFDCTFDEVDVGLKPLASVGTTFPERAFAAAQAADGVILGPVSHNDYPPAEKGGINPSGALRKRLDLFANIRPAKTRAQFPARFGKTADLVIVRENTEGFYADRNMHQGVGDILVTPDVAISMRKITRHGSTRIVEEAFRLATRRRKHVTAVHKANVLRVSDGLFLDCAREVAARYPQVRYEEKIIDAMAALLVRDASQFDVIVTTNMFGDILSDEASEIAGSLGLAESLNAGADHAMAQAQHGSAPDIAGQDRANPSSLIGSVAMLLAWLGERRDDARLAQAAGGIEHALDAAIAQPEWRTSDLGGPLGTRAFGDKIAALLKA, from the coding sequence ATGCCCTCACCCAACAACTCCCCCGTCCGCCTTTGCGTGCTGAACGGTGACGGCATCTCGCTGGAGATCATGGCGGCGACGCTCGACGTGCTGCGCGCAGCCGCCGCCAGATGGCAGTTCGACTGCACCTTCGATGAGGTCGACGTCGGCCTCAAACCGCTGGCTTCCGTCGGCACGACCTTTCCCGAAAGGGCCTTTGCGGCCGCGCAGGCGGCCGACGGCGTGATCCTCGGGCCGGTCTCGCACAACGACTATCCGCCGGCCGAGAAGGGCGGCATCAACCCTTCCGGCGCGCTGCGCAAGCGGCTCGATCTGTTCGCAAACATCCGGCCCGCAAAGACGCGCGCGCAGTTTCCCGCGCGCTTCGGAAAGACCGCCGACCTCGTGATCGTGCGCGAGAACACCGAAGGTTTCTATGCCGACCGCAACATGCACCAGGGCGTGGGCGATATCCTGGTGACGCCGGATGTCGCGATCTCGATGCGCAAGATCACGCGGCACGGCTCGACGCGCATCGTCGAGGAAGCGTTTCGCCTCGCGACTCGGCGGCGGAAGCACGTGACGGCCGTGCACAAGGCGAACGTGCTACGCGTCTCGGACGGATTATTTCTTGACTGCGCGCGCGAGGTCGCGGCGCGCTATCCGCAAGTGCGCTACGAGGAGAAGATCATCGACGCAATGGCCGCGCTGCTGGTGCGCGATGCGAGCCAGTTCGACGTGATCGTCACGACCAACATGTTCGGCGATATCCTCTCCGACGAGGCGTCCGAGATTGCCGGCAGCCTCGGCCTCGCCGAGTCGCTCAATGCCGGCGCCGATCACGCGATGGCGCAGGCGCAGCACGGCTCCGCGCCTGACATTGCGGGCCAGGACAGAGCCAACCCGTCTTCGCTGATCGGCTCGGTGGCGATGCTGCTCGCCTGGCTCGGCGAGCGGCGCGACGATGCGCGACTCGCGCAAGCGGCCGGCGGAATCGAGCACGCGCTCGACGCCGCGATCGCCCAACCGGAATGGCGTACGTCCGATCTCGGAGGCCCGCTCGGGACCCGGGCATTTGGCGACAAAATTGCCGCGCTTCTCAAAGCTTAA
- a CDS encoding PQQ-dependent sugar dehydrogenase, protein MGLFSAGGRRSALGLLFATTAALGAFATEPAGVPLEFTHSALETALLPLSVAKASIPENLGVRAGDGGGIAIVDDTIVIVDLTGNVFAVRNGAARALALPSIENHADDYARYARKPMQLEHGRVNLGFRVHDVECGRSAAGIRLYVSYERYLAELHTTALTVSAILLDDQLRPLGGWSDVYEGPPLATEWYSGVAGGGRMLLHGDDLYLTAGDYNQDTVFMHSKPEAQNPDTDFGKILKIDLRTGVKTRISVGHRNPQGLTITASGTMYSTEHGPQGGDELNLIAAGKNYGWPVTTFGAHYGSYTWPYDGPEIRADFEKPVFAWVPSIGVSNLIELVNFHPAWDGDLLVESLRAQSLFRLRRDGEGRVIYSEPVLLGERLRDIVAMPDGTLALWTDTAKLIFIGVDHDRLAVNRRK, encoded by the coding sequence ATGGGGCTGTTTTCCGCGGGCGGGCGCAGGAGTGCGCTCGGTCTACTGTTCGCAACGACCGCCGCGTTGGGCGCTTTCGCAACCGAACCGGCCGGAGTCCCGCTGGAATTCACCCACAGCGCGCTTGAAACCGCATTGCTGCCGCTGTCGGTCGCCAAGGCCTCGATTCCGGAAAACTTGGGCGTTCGCGCCGGCGACGGCGGTGGAATCGCCATCGTCGACGACACGATCGTCATCGTCGACCTGACCGGAAACGTCTTCGCGGTCCGGAACGGCGCCGCGCGAGCGCTCGCGTTGCCGTCGATCGAGAATCACGCCGATGACTATGCGCGTTATGCACGCAAGCCGATGCAGCTCGAACACGGTCGGGTGAATCTCGGATTTCGCGTGCACGATGTGGAGTGCGGCCGGTCGGCGGCTGGTATTCGCCTCTACGTCTCCTACGAGCGATATCTCGCCGAGCTGCACACCACGGCGCTGACCGTCTCGGCGATCCTGCTCGACGATCAACTCCGCCCGCTCGGAGGCTGGTCGGATGTCTACGAGGGCCCGCCGCTCGCCACCGAGTGGTATTCGGGCGTCGCCGGAGGCGGCCGCATGCTTTTGCACGGCGACGACCTGTATCTCACCGCGGGCGACTACAATCAGGACACTGTGTTCATGCACTCGAAACCCGAGGCGCAGAACCCCGACACGGACTTCGGCAAGATCCTGAAGATTGATCTGCGCACGGGCGTAAAAACCCGCATCAGCGTGGGGCATCGCAACCCGCAGGGCCTTACGATAACGGCATCGGGGACGATGTATTCGACCGAGCACGGTCCGCAGGGCGGCGACGAGCTCAATCTGATTGCGGCGGGCAAGAATTATGGCTGGCCGGTCACGACCTTCGGCGCGCACTATGGGAGCTACACATGGCCCTACGACGGGCCGGAGATCCGGGCTGATTTCGAGAAACCGGTCTTTGCCTGGGTCCCGTCGATCGGTGTGTCGAACCTGATCGAGCTGGTAAATTTCCATCCCGCGTGGGACGGCGATCTGCTGGTCGAATCGTTGCGGGCTCAGTCGCTGTTCCGCCTGCGCCGCGACGGAGAAGGCCGCGTGATCTACAGCGAGCCTGTTCTTCTCGGCGAGCGCTTGCGCGACATCGTCGCGATGCCGGACGGCACGCTGGCGCTATGGACCGACACCGCCAAATTGATCTTCATCGGCGTCGACCACGACAGGCTCGCGGTCAACCGCCGGAAGTGA
- a CDS encoding ABC transporter substrate-binding protein: protein MRSWIAAGVASLVLALPVSAQAQKLETTKVRLAVGGKSSLYYLPLTITERLGYFKEAGLDVEISDFAGGAKSLQALIGGSADVVTGSFDHTIQMQAKSQQIVAVVQLGRFPGFGLALRKDRAANYKSPKDLKGMKIGVTAPGSSTHFMVLYMMAQVGMKPDEASFIGTGSGGTVVAAVQHGEVDGISNADPMVTKLDREGLVTVVADTRTLEGTTKVYGGPYPAAVMYTPQSFIDKNPNTVQALVTAFVRGLKWIQAHNAEEIARMMPEDYMLGDRPLFVEAIKANHDAYSPDGRFMKNGPETALKVLKAFDPNVQNAPIDLAKTYTEKFVEAAQAGH, encoded by the coding sequence ATGCGTTCATGGATTGCGGCGGGGGTTGCGTCACTCGTTTTGGCGCTGCCGGTATCGGCGCAGGCGCAGAAGCTGGAAACAACCAAGGTGCGCCTCGCGGTGGGCGGCAAGTCGTCGCTCTATTACCTGCCCCTGACCATCACGGAGCGCCTCGGCTACTTCAAGGAGGCGGGCCTCGACGTCGAGATTTCCGATTTCGCCGGCGGCGCCAAATCGCTGCAGGCGCTGATCGGCGGCTCGGCGGACGTGGTCACCGGCTCGTTCGACCACACCATCCAGATGCAGGCGAAGAGCCAGCAGATCGTGGCCGTGGTGCAGCTCGGCCGCTTCCCGGGCTTCGGGCTCGCGTTGCGCAAAGACAGAGCCGCGAATTACAAGAGCCCGAAGGACCTGAAGGGCATGAAGATCGGCGTCACCGCGCCGGGCTCATCGACGCATTTCATGGTGCTCTACATGATGGCCCAGGTCGGCATGAAACCCGACGAGGCATCGTTCATCGGCACCGGCTCGGGCGGCACCGTGGTGGCCGCCGTGCAGCACGGCGAAGTGGACGGCATTTCCAACGCCGATCCGATGGTGACGAAGCTCGACCGCGAGGGGCTGGTAACGGTGGTCGCGGATACGCGCACACTGGAAGGCACCACCAAGGTCTACGGCGGGCCGTACCCGGCGGCCGTGATGTACACCCCGCAGTCTTTCATCGACAAGAATCCGAACACCGTCCAAGCGCTGGTGACCGCCTTTGTGCGTGGCCTGAAGTGGATACAAGCGCACAATGCCGAAGAGATCGCCAGGATGATGCCCGAGGATTACATGCTGGGCGACCGGCCGCTGTTCGTCGAGGCGATCAAGGCCAATCACGACGCCTACTCGCCGGACGGCCGCTTCATGAAGAACGGCCCCGAGACGGCGCTCAAGGTGCTCAAGGCCTTCGATCCGAACGTGCAGAACGCGCCCATCGACCTCGCCAAGACCTACACGGAGAAGTTCGTCGAGGCGGCCCAGGCCGGGCACTGA
- a CDS encoding FAD-containing oxidoreductase encodes MPKFDAIVIGTGQAGPPLARRFVAVGRKVAVIERGNFGGTCVNNGCTPTKAMIASAYAAHVARRHADYGVRIGGPIAVDMKAVKARKDAIVAPSRNGVERSLKELDGCTVFQGHGAFVAPKAVKVGETVLESEQIFINVGGRPAVPPMPGLDQAPYLTNESMMDVDFLPEHLIVVGGSYIGLEFAQMFRRFGSRVTIVEMAPRLIAREDEDVSLGVADVLEGEGIELRLNATCLSVSKRFDGIAVNLDCAESAPQVVGSHLLLAVGRRPNTDDLGLDKAGIATDQRGTITVDDRLQTNVPGIFALGDCNGRGAFTHTSWNDFEIVAANLLDGEDRRVTERVPAYALYTDPPLGRCGMTEGEVRKSGRPALIATMPMEDVSRAFEKGETNGFMKILVDKETRQFLGASFLGLNGDEIIHTVLDQMYAKAPYTVMMRAMHIHPTVSELLPTMLQELRELE; translated from the coding sequence ATGCCGAAATTCGATGCCATCGTCATCGGGACGGGCCAGGCGGGACCACCGCTTGCCCGCCGTTTCGTCGCAGTCGGCCGCAAGGTCGCGGTGATCGAGCGCGGAAATTTTGGCGGGACCTGCGTCAACAATGGCTGCACGCCGACCAAGGCCATGATCGCGAGCGCCTACGCGGCGCATGTGGCGCGGCGCCATGCGGATTACGGGGTGCGCATCGGCGGCCCGATCGCGGTGGACATGAAAGCCGTGAAGGCGCGCAAGGACGCCATCGTCGCGCCGTCGCGCAACGGCGTGGAGCGCTCGCTCAAGGAGCTCGACGGCTGCACGGTCTTCCAGGGCCACGGCGCGTTCGTCGCGCCGAAGGCCGTGAAGGTCGGCGAGACGGTGCTGGAGTCCGAGCAAATCTTCATCAATGTCGGCGGGCGTCCGGCGGTGCCGCCGATGCCGGGCCTCGACCAGGCGCCCTACCTCACCAACGAGAGCATGATGGACGTGGACTTCCTGCCCGAGCATCTGATCGTGGTCGGCGGCAGCTACATCGGGCTCGAATTCGCGCAGATGTTCCGCCGCTTCGGGTCGCGGGTGACGATCGTCGAGATGGCACCGCGCCTGATTGCACGCGAGGACGAGGACGTCTCGCTGGGCGTCGCCGACGTGCTGGAAGGCGAGGGGATCGAGCTGCGGTTGAACGCGACATGCCTGTCAGTCTCGAAGCGATTCGACGGCATTGCGGTAAACCTCGACTGCGCCGAAAGCGCACCGCAGGTTGTCGGCTCGCACCTGCTGCTTGCGGTGGGGCGGCGGCCGAACACTGACGATCTCGGCCTCGACAAAGCTGGCATCGCGACGGATCAGCGCGGCACCATCACGGTGGACGACAGGCTGCAGACCAATGTGCCCGGCATCTTCGCGCTCGGCGACTGCAACGGGCGCGGCGCGTTCACGCACACCTCCTGGAACGACTTCGAGATCGTGGCTGCGAATTTGCTCGACGGCGAGGATCGTCGCGTGACCGAGCGGGTGCCGGCCTACGCGCTCTATACCGACCCGCCGCTCGGCCGCTGCGGCATGACCGAAGGCGAGGTGCGCAAGTCCGGCCGTCCCGCGCTGATCGCCACCATGCCGATGGAGGACGTGAGCCGCGCCTTCGAGAAGGGCGAGACCAACGGCTTCATGAAGATACTGGTCGACAAGGAGACCAGGCAGTTCCTCGGCGCGTCGTTCTTGGGATTGAACGGCGACGAGATCATCCACACCGTGCTCGACCAGATGTACGCCAAGGCCCCATACACCGTGATGATGCGCGCGATGCACATCCATCCGACGGTGAGCGAGCTGCTGCCGACGATGCTGCAGGAGCTGAGGGAGCTGGAGTAG